One Methanocaldococcus villosus KIN24-T80 genomic window carries:
- a CDS encoding DUF192 domain-containing protein, translated as MKKIKIGELEFEVIIADNIIKRALGLMLRDIKDKAMLFLYKRRKVSIHTFFMFYPIDVVFIDNYRVVDAVRLNPWSYYKSKEYSTAMLEYKCREIEPKKLIGEIVIFY; from the coding sequence ATGAAAAAGATTAAAATTGGAGAGTTAGAGTTTGAAGTAATAATAGCTGATAATATTATAAAAAGGGCATTGGGTTTAATGTTAAGAGATATTAAAGATAAGGCTATGCTATTTTTATATAAAAGAAGAAAAGTGTCTATCCATACATTTTTTATGTTCTACCCAATAGATGTAGTTTTTATTGATAATTATAGAGTTGTTGATGCTGTTAGATTAAATCCTTGGAGCTACTATAAATCAAAAGAGTATTCAACAGCAATGTTAGAATATAAGTGTAGGGAAATTGAACCAAAAAAATTAATAGGAGAAATAGTTATTTTTTATTAA
- the alaS gene encoding alanine--tRNA ligase, translating to MKVKLFEDLGFKRQKCEKCGKYFWSIEEKDICDDCDKYSFIGKKVTKKSFDYDEMVKEFIKFFEEHGHRHIKRAPVVARRWRDDILLTIASIAVFQPWVTKGLIKPKANPLVIAQPCIRLNDIDNVGRTGRHLTCFTMGGHHAFNTPENYIYWQDETVELCYKFFKRLGIDEKKIIFVESWWEGGGNAGPCFEVLTHGVELATLVFMQYEKIENDYKEIPLKIVDTGYGIERFVWISQGKETIYDAIFGNIVEKLKKEVGVEEIERGILKNITELSGIMDISDAKDLRELRKKVAEKVGMDVEELTRLLEPYENIYAIADHTRALAFMLGDGIVPSNVQEGYLVRMLIRKTLRHMDKLNLSLPITEIVRMQLNSLKSLYPELLEMEDYIMDVLQIEERRYRETLKRGEGIVRRLLKKKDISLDDLIELYDSHGLPVEIAKEILNKYGKDIDIPDNFYTLIAERHEHKKIEKKKEKLPEVDVQETELLFYKYPNDKEFEAEILKIVDNYVILDRTLFYPEGGGQKADKGKIIKGDKEYEVIDVKKENNIVYHKLKSVEGLKEGDKVKGVIDFERRLTLMRHHTATHIVNAACQRVLGKHVYQAGSDVDVDKARLDITHYKRISKEELKEIEKLANEIVLGNYKVESVFMDRNEAEEKFGFRIYQGGVVPGDVLRIVMIKNDELIDVQACGGTHCQNTGEVGMIKIIKTERIQDGVERLIYVSGLRALEYANTLEDILDKSSKILRCSYEDLPKSLEKIFEENKELNKKLEEMREKLAELKKYELLDKFEKIGDYEVLIECVDAEPKDLLSLADNLAIGNRIVILTNNKGFILCKRGEKVDVSMNELIKAIAKGGGKEHLAQGRCERKLEEIKEIVKKFLKE from the coding sequence ATGAAAGTAAAACTATTTGAAGATTTGGGATTTAAAAGGCAAAAGTGTGAAAAGTGTGGAAAGTATTTTTGGAGTATTGAAGAAAAGGATATTTGTGATGACTGTGATAAATATTCTTTTATTGGTAAAAAGGTGACTAAAAAATCTTTTGATTATGATGAGATGGTTAAGGAGTTTATAAAATTTTTTGAAGAACATGGTCATAGACATATAAAAAGAGCTCCTGTTGTAGCAAGAAGATGGAGAGATGATATATTATTAACAATTGCTTCAATTGCTGTTTTTCAACCATGGGTTACTAAAGGGCTTATTAAACCAAAGGCTAACCCTTTAGTAATAGCTCAACCATGTATAAGATTAAATGATATTGATAATGTAGGTAGAACAGGAAGGCACTTAACATGCTTTACCATGGGAGGCCATCATGCATTTAACACCCCTGAAAACTACATTTATTGGCAGGATGAAACAGTTGAACTTTGTTATAAATTTTTTAAAAGATTAGGTATAGATGAGAAAAAAATAATATTTGTTGAAAGTTGGTGGGAAGGAGGAGGAAATGCTGGACCATGTTTTGAAGTATTAACTCATGGTGTTGAATTAGCTACATTAGTTTTTATGCAATATGAAAAGATTGAGAATGATTATAAAGAAATTCCTTTAAAAATAGTTGATACAGGATATGGAATAGAGAGATTTGTTTGGATTTCACAAGGAAAGGAAACAATATATGATGCAATATTTGGAAATATAGTTGAGAAATTGAAAAAGGAGGTAGGGGTTGAGGAGATAGAAAGAGGGATATTAAAAAATATAACTGAACTTTCTGGAATTATGGATATAAGTGATGCTAAGGATCTTAGAGAGTTAAGAAAAAAGGTAGCTGAAAAAGTAGGAATGGATGTAGAGGAGTTAACAAGATTGTTAGAGCCATATGAAAATATATATGCTATTGCTGATCATACAAGAGCTTTAGCATTTATGCTTGGGGATGGGATAGTTCCTTCTAATGTTCAAGAGGGGTATTTAGTTAGAATGTTGATAAGAAAAACACTAAGACATATGGATAAGCTTAACTTATCTTTACCAATAACTGAAATAGTTAGAATGCAACTCAACAGTTTAAAATCCCTATATCCAGAGCTTTTAGAGATGGAAGATTACATTATGGATGTTTTACAAATTGAGGAGAGAAGATATAGAGAGACTCTGAAAAGGGGAGAGGGAATAGTTAGAAGATTGTTAAAGAAAAAAGATATTTCTTTAGATGATCTAATTGAACTTTATGATAGCCATGGATTGCCTGTAGAAATTGCTAAAGAGATATTAAATAAATATGGGAAAGATATTGATATCCCTGACAACTTTTACACACTAATAGCAGAAAGACATGAACATAAGAAAATAGAAAAGAAAAAAGAAAAACTGCCTGAAGTTGATGTTCAAGAGACTGAGCTATTATTTTATAAATATCCAAATGATAAAGAGTTTGAAGCAGAGATATTAAAAATTGTTGATAATTATGTGATACTTGATAGAACACTTTTCTATCCAGAAGGAGGAGGACAAAAGGCAGATAAAGGAAAAATAATAAAAGGAGATAAGGAATATGAAGTTATAGATGTTAAAAAGGAAAATAATATTGTATATCATAAACTTAAATCTGTTGAAGGATTAAAAGAGGGAGATAAAGTTAAGGGGGTTATTGATTTTGAAAGAAGATTAACATTAATGAGGCATCATACAGCAACACATATTGTTAATGCCGCATGTCAAAGAGTTTTGGGCAAGCATGTTTATCAAGCTGGATCAGATGTTGATGTTGATAAAGCAAGGTTAGATATTACACACTATAAAAGAATTAGCAAAGAAGAGTTAAAAGAAATAGAAAAGTTAGCCAATGAAATTGTTCTAGGTAATTATAAAGTTGAATCAGTATTTATGGATAGAAATGAGGCTGAAGAGAAGTTTGGATTTAGAATATATCAAGGTGGTGTAGTTCCAGGAGATGTGTTAAGAATTGTGATGATCAAAAATGATGAGCTAATAGATGTCCAAGCATGTGGTGGAACACACTGCCAAAATACTGGAGAAGTTGGAATGATAAAGATTATAAAAACTGAAAGAATTCAGGATGGTGTTGAAAGATTAATTTATGTCTCTGGTTTAAGAGCTTTAGAGTATGCTAACACTTTAGAAGATATATTAGATAAAAGCTCTAAAATATTAAGATGTTCTTATGAAGATTTACCAAAATCTTTAGAAAAAATATTTGAAGAAAACAAAGAGCTGAATAAAAAATTAGAAGAGATGAGAGAGAAATTAGCTGAACTAAAAAAATATGAGTTGTTAGATAAATTTGAAAAAATTGGAGATTATGAAGTTTTAATTGAGTGTGTTGATGCCGAACCAAAAGACTTGTTAAGCTTAGCTGACAACTTAGCTATTGGAAATAGAATAGTTATTTTAACAAATAATAAAGGCTTTATACTATGTAAAAGAGGGGAAAAAGTTGATGTTAGTATGAATGAATTAATTAAGGCTATAGCCAAAGGAGGAGGAAAGGAACATTTAGCACAGGGAAGATGTGAGAGAAAATTAGAGGAAATAAAAGAGATAGTTAAGAAATTTTTAAAAGAGTAA
- a CDS encoding SPFH domain-containing protein: MIIFWIILGILVLIIITRSIVVVKQYEGGLIFRLGKVAGRLIPGINFIIPFIDVVQKVDLRTRVVDIPPQEMITKDNAVVRVDAVVYYRVIDVIKALLEVEDYEYAIINLAQTTLRAIIGSMELDEVLNKREYINSKLLEILDKETDPWGVRIEKVEVKEIDPPQDIKEAMAQQMKAERLKRAKILEAEGEKQSRILKAQGIAESLKIEAEGKAKAIQIVAEAARNYFKEEAQLYKALEVANNVLKENSKYIISENVLDLAKNIIKKRD; this comes from the coding sequence ATGATAATATTTTGGATTATTTTAGGAATATTAGTTTTAATTATTATAACAAGGAGTATAGTTGTAGTTAAACAGTATGAAGGGGGTTTAATATTTAGACTAGGGAAAGTTGCTGGAAGATTAATACCTGGTATTAATTTTATTATCCCATTTATAGATGTTGTGCAAAAGGTAGATTTAAGAACAAGAGTAGTTGATATCCCCCCACAAGAAATGATAACAAAAGATAATGCTGTTGTTAGAGTTGATGCTGTTGTTTATTATAGAGTTATAGATGTCATTAAAGCTCTTTTAGAAGTAGAAGATTATGAATATGCTATTATTAACTTAGCTCAAACCACTTTAAGGGCAATAATAGGCAGTATGGAATTGGATGAAGTGTTAAATAAGAGGGAATATATAAACTCAAAATTATTAGAAATATTAGATAAAGAAACAGACCCTTGGGGAGTTAGAATAGAGAAGGTTGAAGTTAAAGAGATTGACCCTCCACAAGATATAAAAGAGGCTATGGCTCAACAGATGAAAGCTGAGAGATTAAAGAGAGCTAAGATATTAGAAGCTGAAGGAGAAAAACAGAGTAGAATATTAAAAGCTCAAGGAATTGCTGAAAGTCTAAAAATAGAAGCTGAAGGTAAAGCAAAAGCTATTCAAATAGTTGCTGAAGCTGCTAGAAACTATTTTAAAGAAGAAGCTCAATTGTATAAGGCATTAGAAGTAGCAAATAATGTATTAAAAGAAAATAGTAAATATATTATCTCTGAAAATGTCTTAGATTTAGCAAAAAATATTATTAAAAAAAGAGATTAA
- a CDS encoding SDH family Clp fold serine proteinase — translation MSLDLFFFLLFMFLFLYPELMWRYRIVRRLKCIKDLERERKSRVIAMIHRQEVLSFLGIPIYKYITIEDSEEILRAIRLTPEDMPIDLIIHTPGGIALAAEQIALALKEHPAETRVIIPHYAMSGGTLIALAADKIIMDKNAVLGPVDPQLGQYPAVSILEAYCMKGEKLNDETLILVDIARKAIKQMEEFVYNLLKDKYGEEKAKKIAKILSNGKWTHDYPLTVQKLKEIGIEVDTNVPKKVYELLDLYPQPRGAKPSVYYIPIPYKKEGNNEKD, via the coding sequence ATGAGTCTTGACTTGTTTTTCTTCCTACTCTTCATGTTCCTTTTCTTATATCCAGAGTTGATGTGGAGATATAGAATAGTGAGAAGGTTAAAATGTATAAAAGATTTAGAAAGAGAGAGGAAAAGTAGAGTAATTGCTATGATTCATAGGCAGGAAGTATTATCATTTTTAGGAATTCCTATTTATAAATATATAACTATAGAGGATAGTGAAGAGATACTTAGGGCAATAAGATTAACTCCTGAAGATATGCCTATAGATCTAATCATCCACACCCCAGGAGGAATAGCATTAGCAGCTGAGCAGATAGCTTTAGCATTAAAAGAGCATCCTGCTGAGACAAGGGTTATTATTCCTCACTATGCTATGAGTGGAGGAACATTAATAGCATTAGCAGCAGATAAAATCATAATGGATAAAAATGCTGTCCTTGGGCCAGTTGATCCTCAACTTGGACAGTATCCTGCAGTTTCTATCTTAGAAGCATACTGTATGAAAGGAGAAAAGCTTAATGATGAAACTTTAATATTAGTTGATATTGCTAGAAAAGCTATTAAACAGATGGAAGAGTTCGTATATAATTTATTAAAAGATAAATATGGAGAAGAGAAAGCTAAAAAAATAGCTAAAATATTATCTAATGGGAAATGGACACATGACTATCCTTTAACTGTACAAAAATTAAAAGAAATTGGAATTGAAGTAGATACAAATGTTCCAAAAAAGGTTTATGAACTCTTAGATCTATATCCACAACCAAGAGGAGCAAAACCATCTGTTTATTATATCCCTATCCCATATAAAAAAGAGGGGAATAATGAAAAAGATTAA
- a CDS encoding NfeD family protein — translation MLGYFYIILGVIIVAIESIIPGLYFPAIGIALIVYGILLILFPNPIFDVISAILAGVITAIILYYFVYSVKVNVKVGVEGYVGKRGRAVEDFKEGYGRVEIENQTWLAKSEDEIKKGDKIEVIGYEGVHLIVKKVTK, via the coding sequence ATGCTTGGATATTTTTATATCATTTTAGGGGTGATTATTGTTGCCATTGAATCTATAATCCCTGGGTTGTATTTTCCCGCCATTGGGATAGCTTTAATTGTTTATGGTATTTTGTTAATTCTTTTCCCAAATCCAATATTTGATGTTATTTCAGCAATTTTAGCAGGGGTTATTACAGCAATTATTCTTTATTACTTTGTCTATTCTGTGAAAGTAAATGTAAAGGTTGGTGTTGAGGGGTATGTGGGTAAAAGAGGAAGAGCAGTAGAGGATTTTAAAGAAGGATATGGAAGGGTTGAAATAGAGAACCAAACTTGGTTAGCTAAAAGTGAAGATGAAATAAAGAAAGGAGATAAAATAGAAGTTATTGGTTATGAAGGGGTTCATTTAATTGTTAAGAAGGTGACAAAATGA
- a CDS encoding ArsR/SmtB family transcription factor, with product MEKYERAAEVFKAFGDPTRLMILKLLAENGSMCVCKIIEELKKPQPTISHHLNILKKAGIVRARKEGTWNFYYITNDKVKEIIKLVDEL from the coding sequence ATGGAAAAATACGAGAGGGCTGCAGAGGTTTTTAAAGCTTTTGGAGACCCAACAAGGTTAATGATATTAAAACTATTAGCAGAAAATGGAAGTATGTGTGTTTGTAAGATCATAGAAGAATTAAAAAAACCACAGCCTACTATTTCCCACCATCTAAATATTTTAAAGAAAGCAGGAATAGTTAGAGCAAGAAAAGAGGGAACTTGGAACTTCTATTATATAACAAATGATAAGGTTAAAGAGATAATTAAATTAGTAGATGAGTTATAG
- the pheT gene encoding phenylalanine--tRNA ligase subunit beta, producing MPTVNVKKYDLERLVNMPLDDKFIEDKFPMMGVEVEEIREEEGEKLISFSVNPNRPDYLSVEGLARGFRGFIGIDPGMSKYDVEKSDVKLYVENVKTRPYIAMALIKGIVIDNYVLESIINLQEKLHWVIGRDRKKVAIGIHDFDKVKPPFYYKEVDNISFVPLGYNEEMSAEEILEKHEKGIKYRHLIKGKYPIILDSEGNVLSFPPIINSELTRVTERTRNLLIDVTGTDKVAVEKTLNILVTALAERKYSKIHSVEVIGKEREIYPKLKEETIVVNPDYINKILGTKLQPGIMINYLRRAKLDAVFSENKLIVYIPPYRVDIFSEVDIAEEIAIAYGYDKFKGVYPEIATIGELDKLEKRCDFIREIMIGLGFYEVINLILTNEKVLFEKMKLKGDYIEVLKPASIEHRILRTSILPLIMETLKINEHKELPIKIFEIGDCVILDGNRVREIKKIAGAIMSNETNYSEIKSHVEALLRELRIDYEIDRYDHPSFIKGRCAKIIKDKRVIGYFGEIDPEVLTNFDLEFPVSAFELLIE from the coding sequence TAAATTTATAGAAGATAAGTTTCCAATGATGGGTGTAGAAGTAGAAGAGATTAGGGAAGAGGAAGGTGAGAAATTAATATCTTTTTCTGTCAATCCAAATAGACCTGATTATTTAAGTGTTGAAGGGTTAGCAAGAGGTTTTAGAGGATTTATTGGTATTGATCCAGGGATGAGTAAATATGATGTTGAGAAAAGTGATGTGAAACTCTATGTTGAAAATGTAAAAACAAGGCCTTATATAGCTATGGCATTAATAAAAGGGATAGTTATTGATAACTATGTTTTAGAGAGTATAATAAATCTTCAGGAAAAACTTCATTGGGTTATAGGAAGGGATAGAAAAAAAGTAGCTATTGGAATTCATGATTTTGATAAAGTAAAACCTCCATTTTATTATAAAGAAGTTGATAATATCTCATTTGTTCCATTAGGATATAATGAAGAAATGAGTGCTGAAGAAATATTAGAGAAACATGAAAAAGGAATAAAATATAGACATTTGATTAAGGGCAAGTATCCTATAATTTTAGACAGTGAAGGGAATGTTTTATCATTTCCTCCAATAATAAACAGTGAATTAACAAGGGTGACTGAAAGAACAAGGAATCTATTAATAGATGTTACTGGGACTGATAAGGTTGCTGTTGAGAAAACATTAAATATATTAGTAACAGCATTAGCTGAAAGAAAATATAGCAAGATTCATAGTGTTGAGGTCATTGGAAAAGAAAGAGAAATTTATCCAAAGCTGAAAGAAGAAACAATTGTGGTAAATCCTGATTATATTAATAAAATTTTAGGAACAAAGCTACAGCCAGGAATTATGATAAATTATCTAAGAAGGGCTAAGTTAGATGCAGTATTTAGTGAAAATAAGCTTATTGTTTATATTCCTCCATATAGAGTAGATATCTTCAGTGAGGTTGATATTGCAGAGGAAATTGCTATAGCATATGGATATGATAAATTTAAAGGAGTTTATCCAGAAATTGCTACAATAGGGGAGTTGGATAAATTAGAAAAGAGATGTGATTTTATAAGAGAAATTATGATAGGTTTAGGATTTTATGAAGTTATTAATTTAATACTAACCAATGAAAAAGTGTTATTTGAGAAAATGAAATTAAAAGGAGATTATATAGAAGTGTTAAAACCAGCTTCTATAGAGCATAGGATTTTAAGAACCTCCATTCTACCATTAATTATGGAAACCTTAAAAATTAATGAACATAAAGAATTACCAATAAAAATTTTTGAAATAGGAGATTGTGTTATATTAGATGGGAATAGAGTAAGGGAAATTAAAAAAATAGCTGGAGCAATAATGAGTAATGAAACAAACTACAGTGAAATAAAAAGTCATGTTGAAGCTCTTTTAAGAGAGTTAAGGATAGATTATGAAATAGATAGATATGATCATCCATCATTTATTAAGGGTAGGTGTGCTAAAATAATAAAAGATAAAAGAGTAATTGGCTACTTTGGAGAAATCGATCCAGAGGTTTTGACCAATTTTGATTTAGAATTTCCAGTGTCTGCTTTTGAACTTCTTATAGAATAG
- a CDS encoding OBG GTPase family GTP-binding protein codes for MNVEEEIRRIEEELRRTPYNKATQKHIARLKAKLAKLREQAQGRKSGGGGKGYAVKKSGDATAAFVGFPSVGKSTLLNKLTNAKSEVGAYAFTTLTIVPGILEYKGAKIQLLDAPGIIAGASAGKGRGTEVLSAVRSADLILLTVDIFTLDHLPIIEKELYNVGIRLDQKPPDVKIKIKDRGGISVNSTVPLDIDEDEIRAILNEYKIHNADVIIREPITVEQFIDVVTGNRVYIPSLVVVNKIDLADENYIKYIEERLREFGKDYVLVSGNKGINLDLLKEKIYNKLGFIKIYLKPQGKKPDFDEPLIMRKGATVKDVCEKLHRDFVKNFRYALVWGKSVKHPGQRVGLDHKLEDEDILTIVIKR; via the coding sequence TTGAATGTTGAAGAAGAAATTAGAAGAATAGAGGAAGAATTGAGGAGAACTCCTTATAATAAAGCTACACAAAAACATATAGCTAGATTGAAAGCTAAATTAGCAAAACTTAGAGAGCAGGCACAGGGAAGAAAAAGTGGGGGTGGAGGAAAAGGTTATGCTGTTAAAAAAAGTGGAGACGCCACAGCAGCTTTTGTGGGATTTCCTTCAGTAGGGAAATCTACTCTTCTAAACAAGTTAACCAATGCTAAGTCTGAAGTAGGGGCATATGCTTTCACAACATTAACTATTGTTCCTGGAATTTTAGAATATAAAGGGGCAAAAATTCAACTCTTAGATGCCCCTGGAATTATAGCAGGAGCTTCAGCTGGAAAAGGGAGAGGTACAGAGGTTTTATCAGCTGTTAGATCAGCTGATTTAATTTTACTAACAGTAGATATCTTTACCTTAGACCACCTCCCTATAATTGAAAAAGAACTTTATAATGTAGGTATTAGGTTAGATCAAAAACCGCCAGATGTAAAAATAAAAATTAAAGATAGAGGAGGAATTTCTGTAAATTCTACTGTTCCTTTAGATATAGATGAAGATGAGATTAGAGCTATTTTAAATGAGTATAAGATACACAATGCTGATGTTATTATTAGAGAACCCATAACTGTAGAACAATTTATAGATGTTGTTACAGGTAATAGGGTTTATATACCATCTTTAGTTGTGGTTAATAAGATAGATTTAGCTGATGAAAATTACATAAAATATATTGAAGAGCGGCTAAGAGAATTTGGGAAGGATTATGTGCTTGTTTCAGGTAATAAGGGTATTAATTTAGATCTATTAAAAGAGAAAATTTATAATAAATTAGGGTTTATAAAAATATATTTAAAACCACAGGGTAAAAAGCCAGATTTTGATGAACCTTTAATAATGAGAAAAGGAGCTACTGTTAAAGATGTTTGTGAAAAACTTCATAGAGATTTTGTTAAAAACTTCAGATATGCATTAGTTTGGGGAAAATCTGTTAAGCACCCTGGACAAAGGGTTGGATTAGATCATAAGTTAGAGGATGAGGATATATTAACTATTGTTATAAAAAGATAA
- the afpA gene encoding archaeoflavoprotein AfpA: MKIAWGITGCGDKIEEVVNLMIKLKNKYNLDIDVYTSKSGKVVLKWYKLWDLLKDEFYDVRVEVDANAPFLPGKLQTGKYDLFIVAPATANTVAKIAHCIADTLITNSVAQAVKAKVPVYIFPPDNRVGEIETIIPGGKKLKLYIRKEDVENVNKLREMDGIYVIDNVEDIEKVILEHLNKK; the protein is encoded by the coding sequence ATGAAAATTGCATGGGGAATAACTGGTTGTGGAGATAAGATAGAAGAGGTAGTAAATCTTATGATAAAACTAAAAAATAAATATAATTTAGATATTGATGTATATACATCAAAAAGTGGGAAAGTTGTTTTAAAGTGGTATAAACTTTGGGATCTTTTAAAAGACGAGTTTTATGATGTGAGAGTTGAAGTAGATGCAAATGCTCCATTTTTACCTGGAAAATTACAAACTGGAAAATATGACCTCTTTATAGTAGCTCCAGCTACTGCTAATACTGTGGCTAAAATTGCTCACTGTATTGCTGATACATTAATAACAAACTCTGTAGCTCAGGCAGTTAAAGCTAAAGTTCCTGTTTATATTTTTCCCCCAGATAATAGAGTTGGGGAGATAGAAACTATAATTCCTGGAGGTAAGAAATTAAAGCTTTACATTAGAAAAGAAGATGTAGAAAATGTCAATAAGCTTAGAGAAATGGATGGGATATATGTTATAGATAATGTAGAAGATATTGAGAAAGTGATATTAGAGCATCTTAATAAAAAATAA
- a CDS encoding AAA family ATPase encodes MSKISINPLKIKSFSKIKTYEDPIPSLKLVVLEPVGFPIKVSNENVRVTTDDPVLFNIYARDQWIGEIVKEGDYLFDNSILPDYAFKVVSTYPKEGGMITSETVFKLQTPKKIIRTHFKKARFDEIIGQEEAKKKCKIIMKYLENPKLFGEWAPKNILFYGPPGTGKTLMARALATETNSSFLLVKAPELIGEHVGDAAKMIRELYQKASESAPCIIFIDELDAIGLSREYQSLRGDVSEVVNALLTELDGIKEHEGVVTIGATNNPSMLDPALRSRFEEEIEFKLPNDEERLKIMELYAKKMPIPVKANLKEFVDKTKGFSGRDIKEKFLKPALHRAILEDRNYVSKEDLEWALKKILEKRKEAPHHLYI; translated from the coding sequence GTGAGTAAAATAAGTATCAATCCTTTAAAAATAAAATCTTTTTCTAAAATCAAAACTTATGAAGACCCCATTCCATCTCTAAAATTAGTTGTTTTAGAACCTGTAGGATTTCCAATTAAAGTCAGTAATGAAAATGTTAGAGTCACCACGGATGATCCAGTTTTATTTAATATCTATGCAAGAGACCAGTGGATAGGAGAGATTGTTAAAGAAGGGGATTATCTATTTGATAACTCTATCTTACCTGACTATGCATTTAAAGTAGTTTCAACTTATCCAAAAGAAGGAGGTATGATTACAAGTGAAACAGTTTTTAAATTGCAAACACCAAAAAAGATTATTAGAACACACTTTAAAAAAGCAAGATTTGATGAGATAATAGGGCAGGAGGAAGCTAAAAAGAAATGTAAGATTATTATGAAATATTTAGAGAATCCAAAACTCTTTGGAGAATGGGCTCCTAAAAATATACTTTTCTATGGCCCACCAGGAACTGGAAAAACATTAATGGCTAGAGCATTAGCTACTGAAACAAATTCCTCTTTCTTATTGGTCAAAGCTCCAGAGTTGATAGGGGAGCATGTTGGTGATGCTGCTAAGATGATAAGGGAACTTTATCAGAAAGCTTCTGAATCAGCTCCATGCATTATATTTATAGATGAATTGGATGCTATAGGGTTAAGTAGGGAATATCAGTCTTTAAGAGGAGATGTATCTGAAGTTGTTAATGCACTATTAACTGAATTAGATGGAATAAAAGAACATGAAGGTGTAGTTACTATTGGAGCTACCAATAATCCATCAATGTTAGATCCTGCTTTAAGAAGTAGATTTGAGGAAGAAATAGAGTTTAAATTACCAAATGATGAAGAGAGATTAAAAATAATGGAGCTATATGCTAAAAAGATGCCAATACCTGTTAAAGCTAATTTAAAAGAGTTTGTTGATAAAACAAAAGGTTTCAGTGGTAGAGATATTAAAGAAAAGTTCTTAAAACCAGCTTTACATAGGGCTATTTTGGAAGATAGGAATTATGTTAGTAAAGAAGACTTAGAATGGGCTTTAAAAAAGATATTAGAGAAAAGAAAAGAAGCTCCTCATCATTTATATATTTAA
- a CDS encoding methylated-DNA--[protein]-cysteine S-methyltransferase, whose translation MIVEIDGYFIGLKFKDDYLVANTIPLKSKPKGFGELSDEYLDIAEIILKLYFAKMSDKEARKKVKHKLLVSPFIKKVLIFITNIPMGKTVTYGDVAKALNTSPRAVGRALNKNPLPLLYPCHRVVAKDSLGGYAYGLEEKKVILDREIKNFKYK comes from the coding sequence ATGATAGTTGAAATAGATGGATATTTTATTGGTTTAAAGTTTAAAGATGATTATTTAGTAGCCAATACTATCCCTTTAAAATCTAAACCCAAAGGTTTTGGAGAACTTTCTGATGAATATTTAGATATAGCAGAGATTATATTAAAGCTCTATTTTGCTAAAATGTCAGATAAAGAGGCTAGGAAGAAGGTTAAGCACAAATTGTTAGTTAGCCCATTTATAAAGAAGGTTTTAATATTTATAACAAATATTCCTATGGGAAAAACTGTAACTTATGGGGATGTGGCAAAAGCATTAAACACTTCTCCAAGAGCTGTAGGAAGGGCTCTAAATAAAAACCCTCTACCTCTTTTATACCCATGTCATAGAGTTGTAGCAAAAGATTCTTTAGGAGGGTATGCATATGGCTTAGAAGAGAAGAAGGTGATATTAGATAGAGAGATAAAAAATTTTAAATATAAATAA